Proteins found in one Muntiacus reevesi chromosome 2, mMunRee1.1, whole genome shotgun sequence genomic segment:
- the LOC136159322 gene encoding prostaglandin F synthase 1-like codes for MDPKSQKVKLNDGHFIPVLGFGTYAPPEAAKREDLEITKFAIEVGFRHIDCAHVYQNEEQVGQAIRSKIADGTVKREDIFYASKLWLTSLRPELVQQSLEKSLKTLQLDYVDLYIIHIPVALKPGKDFIFFSKR; via the exons ATGGATCCCAAAAGCCAGAAGGTGAAGCTTAATGATGGCCACTTCATTCCTGTCCTTGGATTTGGAACCTATGCACCTCCAGAG GCTGCTAAGAGGGAAGATCTGGAAATCACCAAATTCGCTATAGAGGTTGGGTTCCGCCATATCGACTGTGCTCATGTGTACCAAAATGAAGAGCAAGTTGGCCAGGCCATTCGAAGCAAGATTGCAGATGGCACTGTGAAGAGAGAAGACATATTCTATGCCTCAAAG CTTTGGTTAACTTCCCTTCGACCAGAGTTGGTGCAACAATCCTTGGAAAAATCACTGAAAACTCTTCAACTTGACTATGTTGATCTCTATATTATTCATATTCCAGTGGCTCTGAAG CCAGGGAaggatttcatctttttttccaaaAGGTGA
- the LOC136159314 gene encoding dihydrodiol dehydrogenase 3 isoform X4 — protein MNPKGQRVKLNDGHFIPILGFGTAAPPEVPKSEALEVTKLAIEVGFRHIDCAHVYRNEEQVGQAIQSKIADGTVKREDIFYTSKLWCTFLRPELVRPALEKSLKTLQLDYVDLYIIHFPLALKPGEKLVPKDENGKLISDSVDLCHTWEAVEKCKDAGLTKSIGVSNFNHKQLEKILNKPGLKYKPVCNQVECHPYLNQSKLLDFCKSHDIVLVAYGALGSQRREEWCLTLN, from the exons ATGAATCCCAAAGGCCAGAGAGTGAAGCTTAATGATGGCCACTTCATTCCTATCCTGGGATTTGGCACCGCTGCACCTCCAGAG GTTCCTAAGAGTGAAGCTCTGGAAGTCACCAAACTCGCTATAGAGGTTGGGTTCCGCCATATTGACTGTGCTCATGTGTACCGAAATGAAGAACAAGTTGGCCAGGCCATTCAAAGCAAGATTGCAGATGGTACTGTGAAGAGAGAAGACATATTCTACACTTCAAAG ctTTGGTGCACTTTCCTTCGACCAGAGTTGGTCAGACCAGCCTTGGAAAAATCACTGAAAACTCTTCAACTGGACTATGTAGATCTCTATATTATTCATTTTCCACTGGCTCTGAAG CCAGGGGAGAAATTAGTTCCAaaagatgaaaatggaaaactgATAAGTGACTCAGTGGATCTCTGTCACACGTGGGAG GCCGTGGAGAAGTGTAAGGATGCAGGGTTGACCAAGTCTATTGGGGTGTCCAACTTCAACCACAAGCAGCTGGAGAAGATCCTGAACAAGCCGGGACTCAAGTACAAGCCCGTCTGCAACCAA GTGGAATGTCACCCTTATCTCAATCAGAGCAAACTGTTGGATTTCTGCAAGTCACATGATATTGTTCTTGTTGCCTATGGTGCTCTAGGATCTCAACGAAGAGAAGAATG